The Edaphobacter sp. 12200R-103 genome contains a region encoding:
- a CDS encoding MBL fold metallo-hydrolase RNA specificity domain-containing protein, with protein MGIRLHFWGAARTVTGSSHHLECAGRQILLDCGLFQGRRQDAQEINQHLALTPQELASDDGKALSAVVLSHAHIDHSGNLPGLVKQGYRGPIYTTSATIDLCDPMLKDSAHIQEGDADFMNRRRFRRRMVGVPEGAEPFAPLYTQDDAEQVMRQMHAVKLHEPTLLGGSTKDEGFRVTLSNAGHMLGSACVLVEAMEKGQKTRLLFSGDVGRKNLPIIQDPDEAPIADYLIMESTYGNRLHQPPGPVKQKLARLVKRVAARGGRIIVPAFAVERTQQLVMLLHQLTEEKQIPNIPIFVDSPLATKVTEAFKTHTEDWDQEICKFYREGVDPFQWSNLKYTQTVQESKALNDLRMPYIVMSASGMCEAGRILHHLKNGIEDPRNLILITGYQAANTLGRKLVQRLPEVNIFGEPMRLRAEVDSIGELSGHADQAELLSWMEPVVKGVKKVFLVHGEPQAQDALKEEIEKRYKVEVACPARGDRFEVN; from the coding sequence ATGGGGATTCGTTTGCACTTTTGGGGAGCAGCACGGACAGTCACGGGCTCATCGCACCATCTGGAGTGCGCAGGTCGACAGATTCTGCTGGATTGCGGGCTCTTCCAGGGCAGGCGGCAGGATGCCCAGGAGATCAATCAGCATCTGGCGTTGACTCCCCAGGAGCTTGCCAGCGACGATGGAAAGGCACTGAGCGCGGTCGTGCTGTCGCATGCGCATATTGATCACAGCGGGAATCTTCCTGGCCTTGTAAAGCAGGGCTATCGTGGCCCGATCTATACCACGTCGGCGACCATCGACCTGTGCGACCCCATGCTGAAGGACAGCGCGCATATCCAGGAAGGCGATGCGGATTTCATGAACCGGCGTCGCTTTCGCCGCAGAATGGTGGGAGTTCCCGAGGGAGCTGAGCCATTTGCCCCGCTTTACACGCAGGATGATGCAGAGCAGGTGATGCGACAGATGCACGCCGTGAAGCTGCACGAGCCCACGCTGCTGGGGGGCTCGACCAAGGACGAAGGCTTCCGGGTGACGCTCTCGAACGCCGGCCACATGCTTGGATCGGCCTGCGTGCTGGTTGAGGCGATGGAGAAGGGACAAAAAACCAGGCTGCTGTTCTCCGGCGATGTAGGTAGAAAGAACCTTCCCATCATTCAGGATCCTGATGAGGCGCCGATAGCTGACTACCTGATTATGGAGAGCACCTACGGGAACCGCCTTCACCAGCCGCCCGGTCCGGTGAAGCAGAAGCTAGCCCGGCTGGTAAAGCGCGTCGCGGCCCGCGGTGGCAGGATCATCGTTCCGGCGTTCGCCGTCGAAAGGACACAGCAGCTGGTCATGCTTCTCCATCAGCTCACAGAGGAGAAGCAAATCCCAAATATTCCGATCTTCGTCGACAGCCCCCTGGCTACCAAGGTGACAGAAGCTTTCAAAACCCATACCGAGGATTGGGACCAGGAGATATGCAAGTTCTACCGCGAAGGCGTTGATCCATTTCAGTGGAGCAATCTCAAGTACACCCAGACCGTGCAGGAGAGTAAAGCGCTGAACGACCTGCGAATGCCCTACATCGTGATGTCGGCCTCCGGGATGTGCGAGGCCGGAAGAATTCTCCATCATCTGAAAAATGGCATTGAAGATCCGCGAAATCTGATCCTGATTACCGGTTATCAGGCGGCCAATACCCTGGGCCGCAAGCTGGTGCAAAGACTTCCGGAGGTCAACATCTTTGGCGAACCCATGCGGCTGCGCGCCGAGGTGGATTCCATCGGAGAACTGAGCGGTCACGCGGACCAGGCCGAGTTGCTCTCGTGGATGGAACCCGTAGTGAAGGGAGTGAAAAAAGTCTTCCTGGTGCATGGGGAGCCACAAGCGCAGGACGCGCTAAAAGAAGAGATTGAAAAGCGCTATAAGGTTGAGGTGGCCTGCCCGGCTCGTGGAGATCGGTTTGAGGTGAACTAG